A segment of the Streptomyces sp. XD-27 genome:
CTGGACTCCACCCTCGACCGGGTCGCGGACGGCGCGATCTTCGGCGGGCTCGCGCTGTGGTACGCGGGCGGCGGGGACGACAACGTGCTGTGCGCGGTCGCCATCTTCTGCCTGGCCAGCGGCCAGGTGGTGTCGTACACCAAGGCGCGCGGCGAGAGCATCGGCCTGCCGGTGAACGTGAACGGGCTGGTGGAGCGCGCCGAGCGGCTGGTGATCTCGCTGGTGGCGGCCGGTTTCGCGGGTCTGCACAAGTTCGGGGTCCCGCACATCGACATCCTGCTGCCGATCGCGCTGTGGATCGTCGCCCTCGGCAGCTTCGTCACGCTCGTCCAGCGGATGGTCACCGTCCGCAGGGAGTCCGCCGAGGCGGACGCGGCGGACGCACGGACCGCCGCGGCGACCCCAGGAGGCGACGCGCGGTGAGGGAACGGCTGACCGACGCGCTGTACGGACTCGGCTGGGGCACGGTCAAGAAGCTCCCCGAACCGGTTGCCGTCGGGCTCGGCCGGATAATCGCCGACCAGGCGTGGAAGCGGCGGGGCAAGGGCGTGCTGCGCCTGGAGGCCAACCTGGCGCGGGTGGTCCCCGACGCCTCGCCGCCGCGCCTCGCCGAGCTGTCGCGCGCGGGCATGCGCTCGTACATGCGGTACTGGATGGAGTCCTTCCGGCTCCCGGCGTGGAGCAAGGAGCGCGTAAGGAACGGCTTCGACCTCGCCGACGGGCACCATCTCAGGGACGGGCTGGCCAGCGGGCGCGGCGTCGTCCTGGCGCTGCCGCACATGGCCAACTACGACCTGGCGGGGGCCTGGGTCACCACCGAGCTCGGCGTACCCTTCACCACCGTCGCCGAGCGGCTCAAGCCGGAGACGCTGTACGACCGCTTCGTGGCCTACCGGGAGGGACTGGGCATGGAGGTGCTGCCGCACACCGGCGGCAGCGCCTTCGGGACGCTCGCCCGGCGGCTGCGCGCCGGGGGCCTGGTGTGCCTGGTCGCCGACCGCGACCTGTCGGCGTCGGGCGTCGAGGTGGAGTTCTTCGGCGGGACGGCCAAGATGCCGGCGGGACCGGCCCGGCTCGCCGCCCAGACCGGGGCGCTGCTGCTGCCGGTCACGCTCTGGTACGACGACTCCCCGGTGATGCGGGGACGGGTGCATCCGCCGATCGAGGTCCCCGCGACCGGCACCCGGGCGGAGCAGGCGGCGGCCATGACGCAGGAACTGGCCGACGCGTTCGCAGCCGGGATCGCCGCGCACCCGGAGGACTGGCACATGCTCCAGCGGCTGTGGCCGGCGGACCTGGACCCGGCGGCCGGCCCGGGGAACGGCGAGGACCAGGCGCTGGGGAACGGGTTGCCGGCGCAGCCGGACCGCACCGGGTCCGGTTCCGGCCGGGCGGCGGCCGGGCCGCAGCGCGACGAGAGCCCCGGAACGGAGAAGCCGTGAGGATCGGGATCGTCTGCCCGTACTCGTGGGACGTCCCCGGTGGCGTCCAGTTCCACATCCGCGACCTGGCCGACCACCTGATCCGGGGCGGCCACGAGGTGTCCGTGCTCGCCCCGGCGGACGACGGCACCCCGCTGCCCCCGTACGTGGTCTCCGCGGGCAGGGCCGTCCCCGTGCCGTACAACGGCTCGGTCGCGCGGCTGAACTTCGGCTTCCTGTCCGCCGCGCGGGTCCGGCGCTGGCTGCACGAGGGCGCCTTCGACGTCATCCACATCCACGAACCCGCCTCGCCCTCGCTCGGGCTGCTGTCCTGCTGGGCGGCGCAAGGGCCCATCGTGGCCACCTTCCACACCTCCAACCCGCGCTCCCGCGCCATGATCGCCGCCTACCCGATCCTCCAGCCGGCGCTGGAGAAGATCAGCGCCCGGATCGCGGTGAGCGAGTACGCGCGGCGCACCCTGGTCGAGCACCTGGGCGGCGACGCCGTCGTGATCCCCAACGGCGTCGACGTCGACTTCTTCGCGCGGGCCGAGCCCAGGAAGGAGTGGCAGGGCGGCACGCTCGGGTTCATCGGCCGGATCGACGAACCCCGCAAGGGGCTGCCGGTGCTCATGCGCGCCCTGCCGCGCATCCTGGCGGAG
Coding sequences within it:
- the pgsA gene encoding phosphatidylinositol phosphate synthase, with the translated sequence MLNKYARAFFTRVLTPFAALLIRLGVSPDAVTLAGTGGVIAGALVFFPQGEFFWGTITITLFVFSDLVDGNMARQLGRSSRWGAFLDSTLDRVADGAIFGGLALWYAGGGDDNVLCAVAIFCLASGQVVSYTKARGESIGLPVNVNGLVERAERLVISLVAAGFAGLHKFGVPHIDILLPIALWIVALGSFVTLVQRMVTVRRESAEADAADARTAAATPGGDAR
- a CDS encoding phosphatidylinositol mannoside acyltransferase, which gives rise to MRERLTDALYGLGWGTVKKLPEPVAVGLGRIIADQAWKRRGKGVLRLEANLARVVPDASPPRLAELSRAGMRSYMRYWMESFRLPAWSKERVRNGFDLADGHHLRDGLASGRGVVLALPHMANYDLAGAWVTTELGVPFTTVAERLKPETLYDRFVAYREGLGMEVLPHTGGSAFGTLARRLRAGGLVCLVADRDLSASGVEVEFFGGTAKMPAGPARLAAQTGALLLPVTLWYDDSPVMRGRVHPPIEVPATGTRAEQAAAMTQELADAFAAGIAAHPEDWHMLQRLWPADLDPAAGPGNGEDQALGNGLPAQPDRTGSGSGRAAAGPQRDESPGTEKP
- a CDS encoding glycosyltransferase family 4 protein, whose protein sequence is MRIGIVCPYSWDVPGGVQFHIRDLADHLIRGGHEVSVLAPADDGTPLPPYVVSAGRAVPVPYNGSVARLNFGFLSAARVRRWLHEGAFDVIHIHEPASPSLGLLSCWAAQGPIVATFHTSNPRSRAMIAAYPILQPALEKISARIAVSEYARRTLVEHLGGDAVVIPNGVDVDFFARAEPRKEWQGGTLGFIGRIDEPRKGLPVLMRALPRILAERPETRLLVAGRGDEREAVAGLPPGMRDRVEFLGMVSDEDKARLLRSVDVYVAPNTGGESFGIILVEAMSAGAPVLASDLDAFGQVLAGGEAGELFANEDAEALAASVVRLLGDPARRAELSDRARRHVRRFDWSTVGADILAVYETVAAGAASVAADERTGLRARWGLARD